CGTCGCCGCTCGGATCTCGGACGCCCGCGACGCGAGCCGCTTCGTGGCCCTCGAGGCAGCGGGGCAGGTCCGGAGGTTTCCGGGCTGGTTCGAGTGGACCACTCCGCGGTTCCAGGTGGACTCCGGCGGACCGGTCGAGATCGGGGTGGACGGCGAGGCAATGAAGATGGATCCGCCGCTGGTGTTCGAGTCCAGACCCGGGGCGCTGCGCGTGCGGCTTCCACGTCAGGCGCTCGGCCTATCGCCAGCGGCACGAGCGGTCCACGTCTTCTCTCGTTCCACGATTGCCGAGCTCGCCCAAGTGGTGGCCGGACGCTGGGCGTCCTAAGCCGACGCCGGAACGACGGTATCCGGCCGCGAACTGAACGCCCAGAGTGACGTCGTGATCCGAGGCGTCCGAGGCGGGGTCTGACATAGACCTTGACCCCCCGCCGGGCGTCAAGATCTATGGCAATCTTGTGGCAGTGGCAGTCGTGCCTCGAGGTGAGGCCGTGGCCACGACTAAAGGGGGAGCGATGTTGGCGACCTTTGGTGACGGCCAGGTCTTCTGGGCGTTCCTGGTCTTCTTCTTCTGGATCATCTGGATCTGGTTGCTGATCGTGGTGTTCAGCGATCTCTTCCGCAGCGCCGACCTCTCCGGGTGGGCCAAGGCGGCTTGGGCCTTGGGACTCCTGATCCTGCCGTACCTCGGAGTGTTCCTGTACCTGATTTTCCGGGGCGGAAAGATGCACGAGCGCGCCTTGGCGGCGGCGCAAGCTCAAGACGCAGCCTTCCGCCAGTACGTGAAGGAGACCGCCGTGACCGAGGGCGATGGTCCCGAGCCGGCGGACGAACTGGCCAAGTTGGAGGACCTGAAGAGGCGAGGGGTCATCTCGGATGCAGAGTTCGACCAGCTCAAGTCCAAGGTGGTGAGCGGCTGAGGACGATCAGCTCACAGTCGATTGAGCATTGGCTGAATCGGTCGTGAGCCCCCGAGGTCACCCATCTCGGCAGGTG
The Acidimicrobiales bacterium genome window above contains:
- a CDS encoding SHOCT domain-containing protein translates to MATTKGGAMLATFGDGQVFWAFLVFFFWIIWIWLLIVVFSDLFRSADLSGWAKAAWALGLLILPYLGVFLYLIFRGGKMHERALAAAQAQDAAFRQYVKETAVTEGDGPEPADELAKLEDLKRRGVISDAEFDQLKSKVVSG